The Glaciimonas sp. PCH181 nucleotide sequence ACGCCGGAGGGGCGTGGGGGCAACTGGTATCCCAAACTACACTATCCCGCATAACGTAACGCTTTTGCAGTGAGACCGCATACTACAACGCAGGGTCGCCGTGCTCACTTGACGATCAGAGCGCGGATAGTTGTGTTTAAAGCGAAATAATGACCTCGCTTGGGGTAATTATTTTTGAGGAACATTGGAAATGCCAGACATCAGATGATCGTTGCTGATCGTATTAAAGAATTCCATATTATTTTTTGAGCCGAGTTTTTTCATCAGCGTTTGTTTCTGTGCGCTGACTGTTTTAACGCTGCGTTGTGTCATCGTGGCGATTTCTGTCAGGCTCAATCCGCGTTTTAATAAACGTATATGTTCAATCTCGGTGGCAGAGAGCTTGACTTGGGAGATGGCCGGCGAGCGTGGGTTTCTGCCCAGTGTCAACATGTGCTTCAGCATATCCTGCGCTGTCGCGCTATCCATATACTTATTGCCGGAGCGGACTTCTTGGACCGCAATAAGTACATTTTTCAGATCACTATTTTTTCGCACAAAGCCTTGTACACCGCATTCCAATGCGTTGTGGGCAGTTGTAAAGTCTTCGCGTGCTGACAAGATGATAATTTTTAGCGTCGGAAATGATAGGCGGATTTTTTTTATCATAGGCAAACCGTCTGGCATCGCATCACCATAAAACGAATAGTCGCAAATCAAGATATCGCAGGCTTGCTCCGAGAGCGCTTTAAAAGCGTCCGATACATTTTGGGCGGTGGCAACAATCCGAATATTTTTGTCACTCTCTAAAATGGTTGTTACGCCATGCAGAATAATGGGATGGTCGTCCGCAACGATGACGTCGCAAGCAGAGTGAGAAGGCTGAAAAGTAGGTGGCGCGGTCATCATATGTTTGTCTTTTTTTCCTTTAGTAAAAGGCAGTTTGATACTAATCGATAGCCGTCGATAGATGGATTACGTTGATCGTATTCGATGCATTGAAGTCGTGTCTGGCCGATTTGGTGCTAAAAGAATTATCTCAATTACGGACAAAAATGGCGATCAGAGGTCTCTCTTTTTTGCCGCGAAATGGCTCTATAGTGGCAAGAGTTTTCTGAGTTTAAGGGAGTGGCGGATACAGATGCTATGCTGCAACAATATCAAAATACAAAAATGTCATGGCATATCCCTCTTCAACCGACCGCATGACAACGATTTCGCGCAGATTTTTAAGGGCGCGCACCTATTTAATCGTCGCAGTATTAAGCCTGTTGCTTGCGCTATTCATCGGCCTCTTGCTGTTGTTTACGCTCTGGGATCGCAGCGAATGGGCGCAAGAAAATTATGCCGATTTGCTGAGGCAAATTTCTCAACAAGAATATTTCATTGCGAAGTATGCCAATGTTGTGCCGGGATATTTATGCAGTTCGGATGCGACCTGCAAGAACTTGTTGCATGAGGGCGACGATTTACCTGCGATTGGACAACTCAAGGAAACCGTATTGCCAACCGGAGAAAGGTTTTGGACCTTACGCAGCGCACCATTCGCGGGTGCCTCTCCGGTTGTTTTACCGCAAGACACTGAAAGAAAATTATTTGCGCTGGGTAGTCGTTTTGCACGATTCGACCAAGTGTTTTGGGGAA carries:
- a CDS encoding response regulator transcription factor, whose amino-acid sequence is MMTAPPTFQPSHSACDVIVADDHPIILHGVTTILESDKNIRIVATAQNVSDAFKALSEQACDILICDYSFYGDAMPDGLPMIKKIRLSFPTLKIIILSAREDFTTAHNALECGVQGFVRKNSDLKNVLIAVQEVRSGNKYMDSATAQDMLKHMLTLGRNPRSPAISQVKLSATEIEHIRLLKRGLSLTEIATMTQRSVKTVSAQKQTLMKKLGSKNNMEFFNTISNDHLMSGISNVPQK